Proteins from a genomic interval of Microbacterium imperiale:
- a CDS encoding DUF3499 family protein, producing the protein MRERLCSKVGCAREAVTTLTFDYGDQMAALGPLGGGTDPHAHDLCAIHTDRLSVPKGWVVIRHETLRV; encoded by the coding sequence ATGCGCGAGAGACTGTGTTCGAAGGTGGGCTGCGCCCGCGAGGCCGTGACGACCCTGACCTTCGATTACGGCGACCAGATGGCCGCGCTCGGCCCGCTCGGCGGTGGCACCGACCCGCACGCGCACGACTTGTGCGCGATCCACACCGACCGGCTGTCGGTGCCCAAGGGCTGGGTCGTCATTCGGCACGAGACGCTGCGCGTCTGA
- a CDS encoding metallopeptidase family protein — MIRRRSRPIPPRRSRPSRHGRHGRDDRSPVVRPPLPALETRAERFDLSVGTAAEFLRSAWPELRDVRFEVAGMPAESDEDGIPRWRVLSDEKRIILYRLPIERLNRLHRNDDLHRRMMVESCVFRAAAEYLDRDPWDLGPDRFRFL, encoded by the coding sequence ATGATCCGGCGCCGTTCCCGCCCGATTCCGCCTCGACGGAGCCGGCCCTCGCGGCACGGTCGACACGGCCGCGACGACCGCAGTCCGGTCGTCCGCCCCCCGTTGCCGGCACTCGAGACCCGGGCGGAACGCTTCGACCTCTCCGTGGGCACCGCCGCCGAGTTCCTCCGCAGCGCGTGGCCCGAGCTGCGCGATGTCCGCTTCGAGGTCGCGGGCATGCCGGCGGAGAGCGACGAGGACGGCATCCCCCGCTGGCGGGTGCTCTCGGACGAGAAGCGCATCATCCTCTACCGGCTGCCCATCGAGCGGTTGAACCGACTGCACCGCAATGACGACCTGCACCGGCGCATGATGGTCGAAAGCTGCGTCTTCCGAGCCGCGGCGGAGTACCTCGACCGCGACCCCTGGGACCTCGGCCCCGACCGCTTCCGGTTCCTCTGA
- a CDS encoding DUF5719 family protein, with amino-acid sequence MSVRLTVTRSIVGAVTAAVVAGGIGIAVVAPWPTTAREPIGLDVVPEAARSVAACDGPLLVLGRDESAPGAITEAAAAAVVSAADGPAPTETSLATPDRADTGSAPAAFTADPSGGRPTDLAAASASVLDDADLRGLSVSACTRPAMESWLVAGSAATGASDIVLLTNPGDVAATVDLRVYGADGAQDPVAGQSVVVAARTQRAVPLAALRRGEESPVVRVTAAGAPVRASLQSALTRTLIAGGVDQVSAAAPPATTQIIPAVDVTVAPDSGSSAGGMSVRLLATSADTTASVVVRSVADGAVVSQQDDIALTAEHPLELEVTGMPVGDYTVTATAAQPLVASAWTSTDISAPADFAWAVGAPAIDAPTLVTVARAPGPTLTLAAASDATVTLTPLAGGDAQTVELRAGQSRSVTVAAGQTYRVDPGSGVVHGSVGFSAAGQIGTYPVFGSAAAAAELTVYP; translated from the coding sequence ATGAGCGTACGCCTGACCGTCACCCGCTCGATCGTCGGCGCCGTCACGGCCGCGGTCGTGGCCGGCGGCATCGGGATCGCCGTCGTCGCCCCGTGGCCGACGACGGCGCGTGAGCCGATCGGGCTCGACGTCGTACCCGAGGCCGCCCGCTCCGTCGCCGCGTGCGACGGGCCGCTGCTGGTTCTCGGACGTGACGAGAGCGCTCCGGGGGCGATCACCGAGGCGGCTGCCGCGGCCGTCGTGTCCGCGGCCGACGGCCCCGCTCCGACCGAGACGTCGCTCGCGACGCCCGACCGAGCCGACACCGGTTCCGCGCCGGCGGCCTTCACCGCCGACCCGTCCGGCGGTCGCCCGACCGACCTCGCGGCGGCATCCGCGTCAGTGCTCGATGACGCCGATCTGCGCGGTCTGAGCGTTTCCGCCTGTACCCGGCCCGCCATGGAATCCTGGCTCGTCGCCGGATCGGCGGCCACCGGTGCGAGCGACATCGTGCTCCTGACCAACCCGGGCGACGTCGCCGCCACGGTCGACCTGCGGGTCTACGGAGCCGACGGCGCGCAGGATCCCGTGGCCGGGCAGTCCGTCGTCGTCGCTGCGCGCACGCAACGCGCGGTGCCGCTCGCTGCCCTCCGGCGCGGTGAGGAGAGCCCGGTCGTGCGTGTCACCGCGGCCGGCGCGCCGGTGCGCGCCTCGCTGCAGTCCGCACTGACCCGAACGCTCATCGCGGGCGGCGTCGACCAGGTCTCGGCGGCGGCGCCGCCGGCGACCACCCAGATCATCCCGGCCGTCGACGTGACGGTCGCGCCCGACTCGGGGTCGTCCGCCGGCGGCATGTCGGTGCGTCTGCTCGCCACCTCCGCCGATACGACCGCCAGCGTCGTCGTGCGCTCCGTCGCCGACGGCGCCGTCGTGTCGCAGCAGGACGACATCGCATTGACCGCCGAGCACCCGCTCGAACTCGAGGTGACGGGCATGCCCGTCGGTGACTACACCGTCACCGCGACCGCCGCGCAGCCCCTCGTCGCCTCGGCGTGGACGTCGACCGACATCTCCGCGCCCGCCGACTTCGCGTGGGCCGTCGGCGCACCGGCGATCGATGCTCCGACGCTCGTCACGGTGGCGCGAGCCCCCGGCCCGACGCTCACCCTCGCCGCGGCCTCGGATGCCACGGTGACGCTCACCCCGCTCGCGGGCGGCGACGCGCAGACGGTCGAGCTGCGCGCCGGGCAGTCGCGATCGGTGACGGTGGCGGCGGGTCAGACGTATCGCGTGGACCCCGGCTCGGGCGTCGTGCACGGCTCGGTCGGCTTCTCCGCGGCCGGTCAGATCGGCACGTACCCGGTCTTCGGGTCTGCCGCCGCGGCGGCGGAGCTGACCGTCTACCCCTGA
- a CDS encoding glycosyltransferase codes for MPARVHALLVVRPDGRAPAAYHLSRTLAALREQTRAVDALTIVLCGADDRLRTLAEESGAEAVIAAPARTGFAAALRLASRRIDGDAVWLLAQDVAPETPALERLVAALETAPSVAVAVPKLVEWDDRSRIVSLGRSLTRLGAAVGLADGEHDQGQHDAADDVLGGDVRGLLVHTAAWRELEGVDEALGGADEGLDLGVRVRLAGGRVVLAPGARIAVAHDGVAGPPAPHSTRARARAAHAARVAQLHRRLVYAAPPLVPLHWLSLLPLALWRSILHLVGKRPARIGPEWSAAFTALVSLVSVVRARSRIARHRRASWAQLAPLRVNTRVMRQRLIEDEPAGTGPRRTDLGFFSGGGAWAVLAALVVSVAAMPAALSWPSIGGGALAPLAPTVARLWDEATGVQRPLGWDTIGPADPFSAVVAVLGTLSPAEPSRALVVLWLLALPLAVLGGWFAATRLTERPTLRIVGAVLWALAPAFLVALGDGRPAAVIVHLVLPWLAFTAAAAHRSWGNAGTASILLAVVLACSPVLAAPVVVIWICAVVLAMALRGRRAGFRWLWILVPSLALSAPLVITRLLARDPWSLLADPGVPWTGPRVADGVLGRVLLATGFPADAGWSAFTGAAGPLWWLLLFTAPVVVLALAAGASSRRFVGIVLLAIAGLGVVTAVVTTGVSVSIDTTTPISLWPGTAVSLAWVGFAGGALLSLDSVVPLRAVRTVAASIAVAGLVVAAVPTLLGQARDIAIVGRGEATTLPAFVAAEGAGRPGLGTIILTPTSGGVAVDVVWGGSATLGGQSTLVTARTRLTEGDEAAAQIAADLVTDTANDVVGELREHGVAFILVAPEVEGEAPEARTTRLAAATALNSRDGLDAVGATDRGELWRLSGDVPPRSDAPASARAATNAAWTGIATVFAIALLLALPTRGSRSASRAVPRVVGLRELRRRER; via the coding sequence ATGCCCGCCCGAGTACACGCGCTTCTTGTCGTGCGTCCCGATGGACGCGCGCCCGCGGCCTACCATCTCTCGCGCACGCTCGCCGCGCTGCGCGAGCAGACGCGCGCCGTCGATGCGCTGACGATCGTGCTGTGCGGCGCTGACGACCGGCTGCGCACGCTCGCCGAGGAATCGGGCGCGGAAGCGGTCATCGCCGCTCCGGCGCGCACGGGGTTCGCGGCGGCGCTGCGGCTGGCCTCGCGCCGCATCGATGGTGACGCCGTGTGGCTTCTCGCGCAGGATGTCGCACCGGAGACCCCCGCCCTCGAACGCCTCGTCGCCGCGCTCGAGACGGCGCCGTCGGTCGCCGTCGCCGTGCCCAAGCTCGTCGAATGGGACGATCGCAGCCGCATCGTCTCGCTCGGCCGCTCGCTCACGCGCCTCGGGGCCGCCGTGGGCCTCGCCGACGGCGAGCACGACCAGGGCCAGCACGACGCCGCCGACGACGTGCTCGGCGGTGACGTGCGCGGCCTGCTCGTGCATACGGCGGCGTGGCGCGAACTGGAGGGCGTCGACGAGGCGCTCGGCGGCGCCGACGAAGGACTCGACCTCGGCGTTCGCGTGCGCCTCGCGGGCGGCCGGGTCGTCCTCGCCCCCGGTGCGCGCATCGCCGTTGCGCACGACGGTGTCGCCGGCCCGCCCGCGCCGCACTCGACGCGTGCCCGGGCCCGCGCGGCCCACGCGGCCCGCGTCGCCCAGCTGCATCGCCGGCTGGTCTATGCCGCGCCCCCGCTCGTGCCGCTGCACTGGCTCTCGCTGCTGCCGCTCGCGCTCTGGCGCTCGATCCTCCACCTCGTGGGCAAGCGTCCCGCGCGCATCGGCCCGGAATGGTCGGCGGCGTTCACCGCGCTCGTGAGCCTCGTGTCGGTGGTCCGCGCTCGCTCGCGCATCGCCCGGCACCGACGAGCCTCGTGGGCTCAGCTCGCGCCGCTGCGTGTCAACACGCGCGTCATGCGGCAGCGCCTCATCGAGGACGAGCCCGCCGGCACCGGGCCGCGGCGCACCGACCTCGGGTTCTTCTCCGGCGGCGGAGCGTGGGCGGTCCTGGCGGCGCTGGTCGTCTCGGTCGCGGCCATGCCGGCGGCGCTCAGCTGGCCCTCGATCGGCGGCGGCGCCCTCGCGCCGCTGGCCCCCACGGTCGCGCGACTGTGGGACGAGGCGACGGGCGTCCAGCGCCCGCTCGGGTGGGACACCATCGGACCGGCCGACCCCTTCAGCGCGGTCGTCGCCGTTCTCGGCACCCTCTCGCCGGCGGAGCCGTCGCGGGCGCTCGTCGTGCTGTGGCTGCTGGCGTTGCCCCTCGCCGTCCTCGGCGGGTGGTTCGCCGCCACCCGCCTGACCGAGCGTCCGACGCTGCGCATCGTCGGCGCCGTGCTCTGGGCGCTCGCGCCGGCATTCCTGGTCGCGCTCGGCGATGGGCGGCCGGCCGCCGTCATCGTCCATCTGGTGCTGCCCTGGCTCGCGTTCACCGCCGCGGCGGCGCACCGCTCGTGGGGCAACGCGGGAACGGCATCCATCCTCCTCGCCGTCGTGCTGGCGTGCTCGCCCGTGCTGGCTGCGCCCGTCGTCGTCATCTGGATCTGCGCGGTGGTGCTGGCGATGGCGTTGCGCGGACGCCGCGCCGGGTTCCGATGGCTGTGGATCCTCGTGCCCTCGCTCGCGCTCTCGGCACCCCTCGTCATCACGCGGCTGCTCGCTCGCGACCCGTGGTCGCTGCTGGCCGATCCCGGTGTGCCGTGGACCGGCCCGCGGGTCGCGGACGGCGTCCTGGGGCGGGTGCTGCTGGCCACCGGGTTCCCCGCCGACGCCGGGTGGTCCGCGTTCACCGGCGCGGCCGGCCCGCTCTGGTGGCTGCTGCTCTTCACCGCTCCGGTCGTCGTGCTCGCGCTCGCCGCGGGCGCCTCGTCCCGCCGCTTCGTCGGCATCGTGCTCCTCGCGATCGCCGGTCTCGGCGTCGTCACCGCGGTCGTGACGACCGGTGTGTCGGTCTCGATCGATACGACGACGCCGATCTCCCTGTGGCCCGGAACGGCCGTCAGTCTCGCTTGGGTGGGATTCGCCGGCGGCGCGCTGCTCTCGCTCGACAGCGTGGTTCCGCTGCGCGCGGTTCGGACGGTCGCGGCGAGCATCGCCGTCGCGGGCCTCGTGGTCGCGGCGGTGCCGACGCTGCTCGGGCAGGCGCGAGACATCGCGATCGTCGGCCGCGGCGAGGCGACCACCCTGCCCGCGTTCGTCGCCGCCGAGGGCGCCGGGCGGCCGGGCCTGGGCACGATCATCCTGACGCCGACGAGCGGCGGTGTGGCCGTCGACGTCGTCTGGGGCGGCAGCGCGACGCTCGGCGGGCAGTCGACGCTCGTGACCGCGCGCACCCGGCTGACCGAGGGTGACGAGGCCGCCGCGCAGATCGCCGCCGATCTGGTCACCGACACCGCGAACGACGTGGTCGGCGAGCTCCGCGAGCACGGGGTGGCCTTCATCCTCGTGGCGCCGGAGGTCGAGGGCGAGGCGCCCGAGGCGCGCACGACCCGCCTGGCCGCGGCCACCGCGCTGAACAGTCGTGACGGACTGGATGCCGTCGGCGCGACCGATCGCGGCGAGCTCTGGCGTCTGTCGGGTGACGTCCCGCCGCGTTCCGACGCCCCGGCCTCGGCGCGGGCCGCGACGAACGCGGCGTGGACCGGCATCGCCACGGTCTTCGCGATCGCCCTGCTGCTCGCGCTGCCGACGCGGGGGAGCCGCTCCGCCTCCCGCGCCGTGCCTCGCGTGGTCGGCCTGCGGGAACTGCGGAGGAGAGAGCGATGA
- a CDS encoding WhiB family transcriptional regulator, whose amino-acid sequence MTAYRSGVPDNWFVDPVNLGVPGVRRVDAADDDNALAWQSDALCAQTDPEAFFPEKGGSTRDAKRICTSCDVRGECLEYALQNDERFGIWGGLSERERRKLKRRAG is encoded by the coding sequence ATGACGGCATACCGTTCGGGCGTTCCCGACAACTGGTTCGTCGATCCGGTCAATCTGGGTGTTCCCGGGGTGCGTCGTGTCGACGCGGCCGACGACGACAACGCGCTCGCGTGGCAGAGCGACGCGCTGTGCGCGCAGACCGACCCCGAGGCGTTCTTCCCCGAGAAGGGCGGTTCCACCCGCGACGCCAAGCGGATCTGCACCTCGTGCGACGTCCGGGGCGAGTGCCTCGAGTACGCGCTGCAGAACGACGAGCGCTTCGGCATCTGGGGTGGCCTGAGCGAGCGCGAGCGTCGCAAGCTCAAGCGCCGCGCGGGCTGA
- the manA gene encoding mannose-6-phosphate isomerase, class I yields MLIPISNSARDYAWGSETLIAELQGREPSGTPEAEIWFGDHPGSPSRVDDGTGRPLDRALAEVGVPPLPYLLKLLAAGMSLSIQAHPSRDQAAEGFAREERAGVPRDAVERLYKDENHKPEIIVALSERFRALVGLRPLAATRRLLASLPERPGVRALVAALEPVDGEDDAAVLHRVMGWVLSGEATEVVDDLAAALAASGPDVDHEASEFAAERDVLRRIADQFPADAGLVVATLMNLVELARGEALFAPAGVLHAYQDGLGVELMAASDNVLRGGLTPKHIDVPELMRVVDTSTGAAPIVEPDEIAPGVFSYDAGVPDFQLVRVEATFEAVAEIPLTGTAIVLATSGDVVIEAGDDRVELVPGTAAVVIGASVAIGGAGEAFVAQPGRP; encoded by the coding sequence GTGCTGATTCCGATCTCGAACTCCGCCCGGGACTACGCCTGGGGTTCCGAAACGCTCATCGCCGAGCTGCAGGGGCGCGAGCCCTCGGGGACGCCCGAGGCCGAGATCTGGTTCGGCGACCACCCGGGCAGCCCGTCGCGCGTCGACGACGGCACCGGGCGGCCGCTCGACCGAGCGCTCGCCGAGGTCGGCGTCCCACCGCTCCCGTACCTGCTCAAGCTGCTCGCGGCGGGGATGTCGCTGTCGATCCAGGCGCATCCCTCGCGTGATCAGGCGGCCGAGGGATTCGCTCGGGAGGAGCGGGCGGGTGTTCCCCGGGATGCCGTCGAGCGTCTCTACAAGGACGAGAACCACAAGCCCGAGATCATCGTCGCCCTCTCGGAGCGCTTCCGCGCCCTGGTGGGGCTGCGACCTCTCGCCGCGACCCGTCGCCTGCTCGCCTCGCTGCCGGAACGACCCGGGGTGCGAGCGCTCGTCGCCGCGCTGGAGCCGGTCGACGGCGAGGATGACGCCGCGGTGCTCCACCGCGTCATGGGGTGGGTGCTCTCGGGCGAGGCGACCGAGGTGGTGGACGACCTGGCGGCGGCGCTCGCTGCGTCCGGCCCGGACGTCGACCACGAGGCATCCGAGTTCGCCGCCGAGCGCGACGTGCTGCGCCGGATCGCCGACCAGTTCCCGGCCGACGCCGGCCTGGTCGTGGCGACGCTCATGAACCTGGTGGAACTGGCGCGGGGCGAGGCTCTCTTCGCGCCCGCGGGCGTGCTGCACGCGTACCAGGACGGGCTCGGGGTCGAGCTCATGGCGGCGAGCGACAACGTCCTGCGCGGCGGTCTCACGCCGAAGCACATCGACGTCCCCGAGCTGATGCGCGTCGTCGACACGAGCACGGGCGCGGCGCCGATCGTCGAGCCGGACGAGATCGCTCCGGGCGTCTTCTCCTATGACGCCGGGGTGCCGGACTTCCAGCTCGTGCGCGTCGAGGCGACCTTCGAGGCCGTCGCCGAGATCCCCCTGACCGGAACCGCGATCGTGCTCGCGACATCGGGTGACGTGGTCATTGAGGCGGGGGATGACCGTGTCGAGCTGGTGCCCGGCACGGCGGCGGTGGTCATCGGCGCGTCGGTCGCGATCGGGGGAGCGGGCGAGGCGTTCGTCGCTCAGCCGGGGCGTCCCTGA
- a CDS encoding O-antigen ligase family protein, with the protein MAVHSRHPVSAPPTAPVRESTGHLLLRAWCVFVVAASIAGTSWLMAVGPVGSAVVVVGTGVVSTILWVVLRPRVQWRRLPWFALAYVAWAVASMLWSQWLGATELTLLLLVSTTLQAMFVGAVLTWREILRVLAAALKWMLGLSILFELYVSLIWRGDMLPGFVRPDESYDGHPITLWSRDNLFTGGRLQGIFGNANPLAYVALLALIVFLVRLASGAPRKFLLTLWTALALFLFWRAASATALVCAVAVAVVLATILLMRTARRPGERTRFYVMYVAVAGFGGAVLWLARDTVFELLGRTPDLTGRQRIWDAVGERIAERPVIGWGYSTPWVPSDPAFDGWIVDHGVSVMQAHNMWLDVALQLGFVGVALIALALLAFIWRSWFFAVDRPRWDLVADRPYSALTLVPSLVATVLLVQGIAESAPLLNWGWFLIVLFAFKIKQAPLVGRGPAEQRLDMEQGDGFPERSS; encoded by the coding sequence ATGGCCGTCCACTCCCGTCACCCCGTCTCGGCGCCGCCCACGGCCCCCGTGCGGGAGTCCACCGGCCACCTGCTGCTGCGGGCCTGGTGCGTCTTCGTCGTCGCCGCGTCCATCGCCGGCACGAGCTGGCTGATGGCCGTCGGCCCCGTCGGCTCGGCGGTCGTCGTGGTCGGCACCGGCGTCGTCTCGACGATCCTGTGGGTCGTCCTGCGACCGCGCGTGCAATGGCGACGCCTTCCCTGGTTCGCCCTCGCCTACGTCGCGTGGGCGGTCGCGTCGATGCTCTGGTCGCAGTGGCTGGGCGCGACGGAGCTGACGCTCCTGCTGCTGGTGTCCACGACGCTGCAGGCGATGTTCGTCGGCGCCGTGCTCACCTGGCGCGAGATCCTCCGGGTCCTGGCCGCGGCGTTGAAGTGGATGCTGGGCCTGTCGATCCTGTTCGAGCTCTACGTGTCGCTGATCTGGCGGGGCGACATGCTGCCCGGCTTCGTCCGTCCCGACGAGTCCTACGACGGACACCCCATCACGCTGTGGTCGCGCGACAACCTCTTCACCGGCGGTCGGCTGCAGGGGATCTTCGGCAACGCGAATCCGCTCGCGTACGTCGCGCTCCTCGCCCTCATCGTGTTCCTCGTGCGCCTCGCATCGGGAGCGCCGCGGAAGTTCCTGCTCACGCTGTGGACCGCGCTGGCGCTGTTCCTGTTCTGGCGTGCGGCGTCCGCGACCGCTCTGGTCTGCGCCGTCGCCGTCGCCGTCGTGCTCGCCACGATCCTGCTCATGCGCACGGCGCGCCGACCGGGAGAGCGCACGCGGTTCTACGTCATGTACGTCGCGGTTGCCGGTTTCGGCGGCGCGGTGCTGTGGCTCGCGCGCGACACCGTCTTCGAGCTGCTCGGGCGCACCCCCGACCTGACCGGCCGGCAGCGGATCTGGGATGCCGTCGGCGAGCGCATCGCCGAGCGACCGGTGATCGGCTGGGGCTACTCCACACCCTGGGTACCCTCCGATCCGGCCTTCGACGGCTGGATCGTCGACCACGGCGTCAGCGTCATGCAGGCCCACAACATGTGGCTGGACGTCGCGCTGCAGCTCGGGTTCGTCGGGGTCGCCCTCATCGCCCTCGCCCTGCTGGCCTTCATCTGGCGATCCTGGTTCTTCGCGGTCGACCGGCCGCGGTGGGATCTCGTCGCCGACCGCCCGTACTCCGCGCTGACCCTCGTGCCCTCGCTGGTCGCGACGGTGCTGCTCGTGCAGGGGATCGCCGAGTCCGCGCCGCTGCTGAACTGGGGCTGGTTCCTGATCGTCCTGTTCGCGTTCAAGATCAAGCAGGCCCCGCTCGTCGGGCGCGGCCCCGCCGAGCAGCGGCTCGACATGGAGCAGGGCGACGGCTTCCCCGAGCGGTCCTCCTGA
- a CDS encoding O-antigen ligase family protein, giving the protein MASHTHPRVGAAVPPPASRRRIPVRVVRAWCAFLIAASMAGTAWLMAIGVTGSALVVAATTLVSAGMWIVLRPRRPWRRLPWFALAYVGWAVASLLWTEWPAATLTTLALLLATTAQALFVASVLTGRQIIEAIATAVKWMLGLSIGFELWVSLVWRGPILPHFVRPGADFDGDPIMFWSRDKLFTDDRIQGIFGNANSLAYIALLGIVVFGLQLNTRAAPRGPLVGWTAVAVFCFWRGSSATAAMCALAIVIVVIVVLLMRRARTERTRRVLYVVFTFSGAAIIGALWVFREDLFELLGRSSDLSGRKEIWATVGARFAESPLIGWGYSVPWVPTDPFFDGWIIDRGVTVMQAHSTWYDVAMQLGVVGLLFFAVALGVFTWRAWFLALGRVPKPGDSPEPRSRLLLIPALVATILLVQSITESSPLLNWGWFLLVMLAFAIKQAPATVRGTPPRRRSTLAAAWPLEGAVSLDSVSAGETRS; this is encoded by the coding sequence ATGGCCTCTCACACGCACCCGCGGGTCGGGGCCGCTGTGCCCCCTCCCGCATCGCGTCGCCGCATCCCGGTGCGCGTCGTGCGCGCATGGTGCGCCTTCCTCATCGCTGCGTCGATGGCCGGCACGGCCTGGCTCATGGCGATCGGCGTCACGGGCTCGGCCCTGGTCGTGGCTGCGACGACTCTCGTGTCGGCGGGCATGTGGATCGTGCTGCGGCCCCGCCGCCCCTGGCGCCGGCTGCCGTGGTTCGCCCTCGCGTACGTCGGGTGGGCCGTCGCGTCGCTGCTCTGGACCGAATGGCCGGCGGCGACCCTCACGACCCTCGCCCTGTTGCTGGCGACGACGGCGCAGGCGCTCTTCGTGGCATCGGTGCTGACGGGACGCCAGATCATCGAGGCGATCGCCACCGCCGTGAAATGGATGCTGGGACTGTCGATCGGCTTCGAGCTGTGGGTGTCGCTCGTCTGGCGCGGCCCGATCCTCCCGCACTTCGTTCGACCGGGGGCCGATTTCGACGGCGACCCGATCATGTTCTGGTCGCGCGACAAACTGTTCACCGACGACCGCATCCAGGGCATCTTCGGCAACGCGAACTCGCTCGCCTACATCGCGCTGCTGGGCATCGTGGTGTTCGGCCTGCAGCTGAACACCCGAGCCGCCCCGCGCGGCCCCCTCGTGGGCTGGACCGCGGTCGCGGTGTTCTGCTTCTGGCGCGGCTCGTCGGCGACCGCCGCGATGTGCGCCCTCGCGATCGTGATCGTCGTCATCGTCGTGCTCCTCATGCGCCGGGCGCGCACGGAGCGGACGCGCCGCGTGCTCTACGTCGTCTTCACCTTCTCAGGCGCGGCGATCATCGGGGCCCTGTGGGTGTTCCGCGAGGACCTGTTCGAGCTCCTCGGTCGCTCGTCCGATCTGAGTGGTCGGAAGGAGATCTGGGCGACCGTCGGCGCCCGGTTCGCCGAGAGCCCGCTCATCGGCTGGGGCTACTCGGTACCGTGGGTGCCCACCGACCCGTTCTTCGACGGGTGGATCATCGATCGCGGAGTGACCGTCATGCAGGCCCACAGCACGTGGTACGACGTCGCCATGCAGCTGGGCGTCGTCGGCCTGCTCTTCTTCGCCGTCGCGCTCGGGGTGTTCACCTGGCGCGCGTGGTTCCTCGCGCTCGGCCGCGTCCCGAAGCCCGGCGACAGCCCCGAGCCCCGCTCGCGTCTGCTGCTCATTCCCGCGCTCGTCGCGACGATCCTGCTCGTCCAGAGCATCACCGAGTCCTCTCCCCTGCTCAACTGGGGCTGGTTCCTGCTCGTCATGCTGGCTTTCGCGATCAAGCAGGCCCCGGCGACGGTGCGCGGGACCCCGCCGCGACGCCGCTCCACGCTCGCGGCAGCCTGGCCGCTCGAGGGCGCCGTGTCGCTCGACTCCGTCTCGGCCGGCGAGACCCGGTCGTGA
- a CDS encoding O-antigen ligase family protein, giving the protein MSTPPALSGSWLVRTLDSAAFAQAFAHAALAAVFAEHLIERTAGRVTYLTVITGLCLIGAAVLVVRRRELTLVRVAPTTLLLFLGWALASISWTTDTRGTLGGWLELTAIAFLAVVIGNTRDTLQTVRALADVFRMLLTLSLALELLSGVFFDIPFTFLGIEGDIAFFGPVQGIFGTRNALGFIAVLALITFYVEWRTVSVRPGLSLYSAGLAALLAAFSDSPTVLVLAVATAVATAALGAVRRAPRRIRRSVQLALGVTVVVGAMAGYLLRERIIAWIGAGTDFSIRAELWAQVASFVRFEPVRGWGWFGPWSRVDFPFNAVNYALNDRHTSALSAYVDVVLQLGWVGLLIFIVFAGLALGRAWLVASERRSILYAWTPLILVTLLVDSLFESFTLHGYGWLMLVLCALRAGQSKSWRERIGDAPRSPGAASGGPDNTTTGTHRIAR; this is encoded by the coding sequence GTGAGCACACCGCCGGCGCTCTCGGGCTCGTGGCTCGTCCGGACGCTCGACTCCGCGGCCTTCGCGCAGGCGTTCGCGCACGCCGCCCTGGCCGCCGTGTTCGCCGAGCACCTGATCGAGCGGACCGCCGGCCGGGTCACCTACCTCACCGTCATCACCGGGCTCTGCCTCATCGGGGCGGCCGTCCTCGTGGTGCGCCGCCGCGAACTCACCCTCGTGCGGGTCGCGCCGACCACCCTGCTGCTCTTCCTCGGCTGGGCGCTCGCGAGCATCTCGTGGACCACCGACACCCGCGGAACCCTGGGCGGCTGGCTCGAGCTGACCGCCATCGCCTTCCTCGCCGTCGTCATCGGCAACACCCGCGACACGCTGCAGACGGTTCGCGCCCTCGCCGACGTGTTCCGGATGCTGCTGACCCTCTCGCTCGCCCTCGAGCTGTTGTCGGGGGTGTTCTTCGACATCCCCTTCACGTTCCTCGGCATCGAGGGAGACATCGCCTTCTTCGGGCCCGTGCAGGGCATCTTCGGCACACGCAACGCGCTCGGGTTCATCGCCGTCCTCGCGCTCATCACCTTCTACGTCGAGTGGCGGACCGTCTCGGTGCGGCCGGGGCTGTCGCTGTACTCGGCGGGACTCGCGGCGCTCCTCGCCGCCTTCTCGGACTCCCCCACCGTCCTCGTCCTGGCCGTCGCGACCGCCGTCGCCACCGCCGCCCTCGGCGCCGTCCGCCGCGCGCCGCGCAGGATCCGGCGCTCGGTGCAGCTCGCTCTCGGCGTGACGGTCGTCGTCGGCGCGATGGCCGGCTACCTGCTGCGCGAACGCATCATCGCCTGGATCGGGGCGGGAACCGACTTCTCGATCCGCGCCGAGCTCTGGGCGCAGGTGGCATCCTTCGTGCGGTTCGAGCCGGTGCGCGGGTGGGGCTGGTTCGGTCCGTGGTCTCGCGTGGACTTCCCGTTCAACGCGGTCAACTACGCCCTCAACGACCGGCACACGTCGGCGCTCAGCGCCTACGTCGACGTCGTCCTGCAGCTGGGATGGGTCGGCCTGCTGATCTTCATCGTCTTCGCCGGCCTCGCCCTGGGGCGGGCCTGGCTCGTCGCCAGCGAGCGGCGGTCGATCCTCTACGCCTGGACGCCCCTGATCCTGGTGACGCTGCTCGTCGACTCCCTCTTCGAGAGCTTCACGCTGCACGGGTACGGCTGGCTGATGCTCGTGCTCTGCGCCCTGCGCGCCGGCCAGTCGAAGTCGTGGCGCGAGCGCATCGGCGACGCACCCCGCTCGCCCGGCGCGGCGAGCGGCGGTCCCGACAACACCACGACGGGAACTCACCGCATCGCACGGTAG